Proteins encoded in a region of the Lepeophtheirus salmonis chromosome 6, UVic_Lsal_1.4, whole genome shotgun sequence genome:
- the LOC121120740 gene encoding FMRFamide receptor, with protein sequence MNYSSIITITEQNVNITIECPDYGSYDIYLLNQFSFWLEGIVKCVFAVAGLIGNFVSARILKKEDMRNSFNLMLIALVCMDSTYLLSSIIESFRISFNMATELHIHLFPYLLYPVLSVAMTASVFMTVGIALERYIAVHYPIDYSQAINSQEACKKRLLRYVIPVTLLSLIFNIPKIFEAEVYDEINIAQYNETHEQVEYYKAIRTTELRKNPDYVIYYNNWVRLMVIGIVPFFLLIYFNYKIYQDVKDRNITRQRRTSTHTSSANQQTRRKQEDNLAIVFMGIVLVFLVCHFPRLFLSMYECIVIREAFICQKKGLHSFPVWLLLTSGFSHVLLVINSSVNMFLYIFLNESFRKHFVAMFQTPKGLLNCNCTCLRKEAQENGSNTSGGDNNQTQIYNMSPSLHGKITKHDDNKVSIESKV encoded by the exons ATGAACTATTCTTCAATCATTACAATCACGGAACAGAATGTCAACATTACGATTGAATGTCCAGATTATGGCTCATATGATATATATCTTCTCAATCAATTCAGTTTTTGGCTGGAAGGGATTGTTAAATGTGTTTTTGCCGTTGCTGGACTCATTGGAAACTTTGTTTCTGCAaggattttgaaaaa AGAGGATATGAGAAACTCATTTAATCTCATGCTCATCGCTCTTGTTTGTATGGACTCAACCTATTTACTCAGCAGCATAATTGAAAGCTTTCGAATTAGTTTTAACATGGCAACAGAGCTTCACATCCATCTATTTCCATATCTACTTTATCCAGTACTCAGTGTTGCAATGACAGCTTCTGTCTTCATGACCGTTGGGATCGCACTAGAACGCTACATTGCAGTTCATTATCCCATTGATTATTCACAAGCTATTAATAGCCAAGAAGCCTGTAAGAAAAGGCTTCTTAGGTATGTTATTCCAGTCACACTCCTTAGCCTAATTTTCAACATACCCAAAATTTTTGAGGCTGAAGTGTATGATGAAATTAACATTGCTCAGTACAACGAAACTCATGAACAAGTTGAATATTATAAGGCAATAAGAACAACTGAGTTGAGGAAAAATCCAGACTATGTCATTTACTACAATAATTGGGTAAGACTCATGGTGATTGGGATAGTCCCATTTTTCCTActgatttatttcaattataag atatatcaAGATGTAAAAGATCGTAACATAACTCGACAAAGAAGAACTTCTACACACACTTCCTCAGCGAATCAGCAAACACGTCGGAAACAAGAAGATAACCTTGCAATTGTTTTCATGGGAATTGTACTTGTGTTTTTAGTGTGTCACTTCCCAAGACTCTTTCTTTCCATGTATGAATGTATAGTGATTCGAGAAGCCTTTATCTGCCAAAAAAAGGGGCTGCATTCCTTTCCAGTTTGGCTCCTTCTTACATCTGGATTTAGTCATGTTCTTCTTGTTATTAATTCGTCTGTCaatatgtttttgtatatttttctaaatgagTCATTTCGAAAACACTTTGTGGCAATGTTCCAAACACCAAAGGGTCTTTTAAATTGCAATTGTACGTGTTTACGGAAAGAAGCTCAAGAG